The segment ACCAGCAGGCGATGGGCGAGGAGGCTCGTCAGGCCGCAGGCCGCGATCACCGCCGCCATCGGCACCGCGCTGCCGTCATACAGGGCGCTCACCGCCGCCCCGCTCAGCGCGCCCAGGCCGAACTGAATCGTGCCGGCCAGCGCCGACGCCGTGCCGGCCATGTGGGGAAAGCCGGCCAGGGCGCCGGCCATGGCGTTGGCCCCGATGAAGCTGAGGGAGGCCATGAAGGCGAGCAGCGGGATGACGAGACCGGCCAGCCCGCCCCAGCCCGTCACCGCGGCGAGCAGGACCCCGCCGCCGGCCACCGCCACGGCGGCAACCCCGTGGCGGAGGAGCCGGTCGGCGCCGAGGGGCAGCACGAGGCGGCTGTTGACGGCCGCGCAGGCCATCAGGCCGAGGACGTTGAGCGCGAACAGGAATCCGTAGTGCTGGGCGGGCACCCCGTGGAGCCGGATGAACACGAAGGGCGAGCCGGCGAAGTACGCGAACATGCCGGCGTACGCCGCCCCGCTGCACACGGTGTAGCCCACGTAGGCGCGGTCCCGCAGGAGGGTCCCGTAGCGCGCGATCATCGCGAGCGCGCTGGTGGGCGATCGCTTGGCCTCGTCGAGCGTCTCGTCCAGGCTCAGCCAGGCGCCGAGAAAGCAGAGGACGCCGAAGCCGCTCAGCACGGCGAAGAGCGACCGCCACCCGAAGGCGAGCAGGAGCTGGCCACCGAGGAGGGGCGCCACCAGCGGGGCGGCCCCCATGACCAGCATCAGCAGCGACAGCATGCGCGCGGCCCGGTCCCGCTCGTAGATGTCGCGCACCACCGCGCGCGCGGTCAGCGGCCCCGCGCACGCCCCCAGCCCCTGAAGCAAGCGGACCGCGATGAGCCCGGTCACCCCGCTGGACAGCGCGCAGAGGAGGCTGGCCCCGACGTAGAGGCCGATGCCGGCCAGCAGGGGCGGCCGGCGTCCCCACCGGTCGGAGAGCGGGCCGTAGACGAGCTGCCCGACGCCGAACCCCAGGAAGAAGGCGCTGAGCGTGAGCTGAACTCGACTCGGGCTCGCTCCGAAGGTGTCGGCCAGGGTCGGCAGCGCCGGGAGATACATGTCGATCGACAGCGGGCCGAAGGCGGTGAGGGCGCCGAGGACCACCGTGAGTCTGGCCCCGCCCGTCCGCGCGGCGCGGGCATCAGCCACGCCGCCAGCGCCTCCGGGCTCGGTCAGGCGCGCATCCCGTCGCGCTCTCTCCTCAAGAGACTCGCCGGAGCAGGAGGTCGGCCTCGAGGCGGATTCCGTCCTCGACACTCAGGACCACGGACACCCGGGGAATGCGCAAGCCGAAGTCGCCGAAGCGGAATGCCGTCCGCACGCGAACGCTCACATCGGAGCCACTGAAGGTGGCCGTGGCCTCCCAGGTGATGCGCCGGGTCGCCTCCCGAACCGTGAGGTCCCCGACGACCTCGAACGACGCGGGGCCCGTCTGGGGCAGCGGCGAGCCGATCCCACGGAACTCGGTCGGGACGAAGACCACCGTCGGGTAGCGTTCCGTCTCCAGGGTGTTTCGCCGGATGTAATTGTCGCGCCGCGCCTCATCGCTGCGGAGCTGACGGAGGTCGACCGCGAACCGGGAGTCGCCGGGGAGCAGCCGGCCCTGGGGGTCGAGCGCGATGTGGCCGTCGATGGCACTCGTCGTCCCGACGGCATCGTTTGGGAAATTGACGCCCACC is part of the Candidatus Methylomirabilota bacterium genome and harbors:
- a CDS encoding YceI family protein, with translation MRARQVGRWSAAIGGLIALVVAGGSGSLGNPAGPGSRWLGRPASAQSPEAPLRYRVVAERSEARYRVREQLVGVNFPNDAVGTTSAIDGHIALDPQGRLLPGDSRFAVDLRQLRSDEARRDNYIRRNTLETERYPTVVFVPTEFRGIGSPLPQTGPASFEVVGDLTVREATRRITWEATATFSGSDVSVRVRTAFRFGDFGLRIPRVSVVLSVEDGIRLEADLLLRRVS
- a CDS encoding Bcr/CflA family multidrug efflux MFS transporter — its product is MADARAARTGGARLTVVLGALTAFGPLSIDMYLPALPTLADTFGASPSRVQLTLSAFFLGFGVGQLVYGPLSDRWGRRPPLLAGIGLYVGASLLCALSSGVTGLIAVRLLQGLGACAGPLTARAVVRDIYERDRAARMLSLLMLVMGAAPLVAPLLGGQLLLAFGWRSLFAVLSGFGVLCFLGAWLSLDETLDEAKRSPTSALAMIARYGTLLRDRAYVGYTVCSGAAYAGMFAYFAGSPFVFIRLHGVPAQHYGFLFALNVLGLMACAAVNSRLVLPLGADRLLRHGVAAVAVAGGGVLLAAVTGWGGLAGLVIPLLAFMASLSFIGANAMAGALAGFPHMAGTASALAGTIQFGLGALSGAAVSALYDGSAVPMAAVIAACGLTSLLAHRLLV